One window of the Sulfitobacter alexandrii genome contains the following:
- a CDS encoding gp436 family protein: protein MTYATVDDLKQTIPNRDLALLTDFDGAGDTVDDSRLEAALRDGTAEVNGMISKVVALPLDNPPDMLRVACRDIAIHRLYANAGRVTETQQKLRDAAMSYLRMIRDGKVSIGDSEGGAEVEASEGAMTIEGPERVFTRDSLRRF, encoded by the coding sequence GTGACCTACGCAACCGTCGACGACCTGAAGCAGACGATCCCGAACCGGGATCTCGCCCTGCTGACCGACTTCGACGGCGCCGGGGACACGGTGGACGACAGCCGCCTCGAGGCTGCGCTGCGCGACGGCACCGCGGAGGTGAACGGGATGATCTCCAAGGTGGTCGCCCTGCCCCTCGACAACCCGCCAGACATGCTGCGGGTAGCCTGCCGCGACATCGCGATCCACAGGCTCTACGCCAACGCCGGCCGCGTCACCGAAACCCAGCAGAAACTGCGCGATGCGGCGATGAGCTATCTGCGGATGATCCGCGACGGCAAGGTGTCGATCGGGGACAGCGAGGGAGGCGCCGAAGTCGAGGCCTCCGAAGGTGCGATGACGATCGAAGGGCCCGAGCGGGTCTTCACCCGAGACAGCCTGAGGCGCTTCTGA
- a CDS encoding phage virion morphogenesis protein, whose translation MAVTLTMSLELAGVKSVLSFYRQAGEDLTPLMEMCGALLETSTKDRLRETNTAPDGAAWPKSFRAELDGGKTLHDSGRLANSIQYLAGPAQVEVGTNVIYAGIHQTGGTIVPKAGGALAFGLPNGEFAVVGSVTLPARPYLGISDLDRDDIEAAAVQYLDAAVPR comes from the coding sequence ATGGCTGTCACGCTGACCATGAGCCTCGAGCTCGCGGGGGTCAAATCCGTGCTGAGCTTCTATCGCCAGGCAGGGGAAGACCTGACGCCCCTCATGGAGATGTGCGGCGCCCTTCTCGAGACATCGACGAAGGACCGGCTGCGCGAGACCAACACGGCACCCGACGGCGCCGCCTGGCCCAAATCCTTCCGTGCCGAACTCGACGGCGGCAAGACGCTGCACGACAGCGGCAGGCTGGCCAACAGCATCCAGTACCTTGCCGGCCCCGCCCAGGTGGAAGTCGGAACCAACGTGATCTACGCCGGTATCCACCAGACCGGCGGCACCATCGTGCCGAAGGCCGGGGGTGCGCTGGCCTTCGGCTTGCCCAACGGCGAGTTCGCCGTTGTCGGCAGCGTCACCCTCCCGGCACGCCCCTACCTGGGGATTTCCGATCTCGACCGTGACGACATCGAGGCGGCGGCCGTCCAGTATCTCGACGCCGCGGTGCCACGATGA
- a CDS encoding phage tail terminator protein: MSLRPGILDIASVAAAIRTALPDLRAVGTAASFGALSAETVAWPSAYVIPLAESPGANRYQTEYLLSQRVLARFGVVWAVRDIGDRMGTVANGAIRAVRTAGIIAVCQHRPEDAETACEPVSGRLVSGIDRNGQLFWQDDFAVALNRHIPIS, encoded by the coding sequence ATGAGCCTCCGTCCCGGCATCCTCGACATTGCTTCCGTGGCAGCGGCAATCCGGACGGCCTTGCCCGACCTGCGCGCTGTCGGCACCGCCGCTTCCTTCGGTGCGCTGTCCGCCGAGACCGTGGCATGGCCCTCGGCCTACGTGATCCCCCTGGCCGAAAGCCCTGGCGCGAACCGGTACCAGACCGAGTACCTCCTGAGCCAGCGCGTCCTGGCGCGCTTCGGCGTGGTCTGGGCGGTCCGCGATATCGGAGACCGGATGGGGACCGTGGCCAACGGCGCGATCCGCGCGGTGCGCACGGCCGGCATCATCGCGGTCTGCCAGCACCGGCCCGAAGACGCCGAGACCGCCTGTGAGCCGGTCTCCGGTCGGCTTGTCAGCGGCATCGACCGAAACGGCCAGTTGTTCTGGCAGGACGATTTCGCCGTCGCACTCAACCGCCACATTCCCATCAGCTGA
- a CDS encoding phage tail tube protein: MASYKSRLIRLLSGTRTVVAGIPAYDTATEMLVKDLTTRRIEGDYQAQDFVTGFEGAQGDRLFNESMGLDFMIDAALPDAGSAPLYGELLKATGLVETIVADTSASYALQPEGSAKPEIALQYLDAQSMQVTEKVRGGLTFTAETRRPPMFGFKFMGELFDGQPTVAATPDFSIWPDAPECSPRNMSAFTVDGTELCVQSFTFTDGRTPRRGRFMNCDETDITERNVTGRMVVEMPPAATIDLLALARSGAKQPLVWQLGTGAGNVLRVAAPAVQLKYAGEQNIDGTIGLALDLVFCHDQGDDEFAITFS; this comes from the coding sequence ATGGCCAGCTACAAATCCCGCCTCATCCGCCTGCTCTCCGGCACACGTACGGTGGTCGCCGGCATCCCCGCCTACGACACTGCCACCGAAATGCTCGTCAAGGACCTGACCACCCGGCGGATCGAAGGCGACTACCAGGCGCAGGACTTCGTCACCGGCTTCGAGGGTGCGCAGGGCGACCGGCTCTTCAACGAGAGCATGGGGCTCGACTTCATGATCGACGCGGCCCTGCCTGACGCCGGGAGCGCCCCCCTCTACGGTGAGCTGCTGAAGGCAACCGGGCTCGTGGAAACCATCGTGGCCGACACTTCCGCAAGCTACGCGTTGCAGCCTGAAGGTTCGGCCAAGCCCGAGATCGCGCTCCAGTATCTCGATGCCCAGTCGATGCAGGTCACCGAAAAGGTGCGCGGTGGCCTCACCTTTACCGCCGAGACGCGCCGGCCGCCGATGTTCGGGTTCAAGTTCATGGGCGAGCTCTTCGATGGTCAGCCAACCGTGGCCGCCACACCGGACTTCTCCATCTGGCCTGATGCGCCGGAATGCTCGCCGCGCAACATGAGCGCCTTCACGGTTGATGGCACGGAACTTTGCGTCCAGAGCTTCACCTTCACCGACGGACGCACGCCACGCCGCGGTCGCTTCATGAACTGCGATGAGACCGACATCACCGAACGAAATGTCACTGGCCGGATGGTGGTCGAGATGCCGCCGGCCGCAACCATCGACCTTCTGGCGCTTGCACGGTCCGGCGCGAAGCAGCCGCTGGTCTGGCAACTGGGCACGGGCGCCGGAAACGTGCTCCGCGTCGCCGCCCCGGCCGTCCAGCTGAAATACGCCGGCGAGCAGAACATCGACGGCACCATCGGCTTGGCGCTCGACCTCGTCTTTTGCCACGACCAGGGCGACGACGAGTTCGCCATCACCTTCAGCTGA
- a CDS encoding phage tail tape measure C-terminal domain-containing protein → MSVLETSLILQGDARGLIMASQAGATALDRLDQKVDQTSRTTKSARASAEVFNREIDRQRAAVDQLRAGLDPVYSATQRLESGQETLTRAFRSGIITAREYDSALELLQAQHRQVAGAADLQAAATARLRTQTAGGAGGMQNFSYQLQDVFTQMGMGVPILVSLGQQAPQILSGFGTIGAMAGVAAAAILPLSAAIFGLGYQSKDTAEKVKTAGEMIEDALGAIGDAQATLRANSVSDLDGIVAKYGEVTQSVLTLMQAQNRLAMQEAMSRTRGGLNAVFEDPTFSDSAFRKMTDVVAQRNADVAELRRIAREAEESIALNIDVENATAVLETVRQQLSGEAFEIEFGIDETTYQNLAIFRNAIKAALAAENFEGALTVVTQMRLALEGTSDVFPGVEQGVVAVEDALRQALHTSEMTEDEIRDIEALLQDVGSIDVSSNLAAAADQASRIADELGRAVSNAIALANQGVGDVERARINYDFRDDPIGRAGALAGAEFDARASLPAGTDSTIRNAVEREKREFVGARVEAARYNQQLQEWRKQQSAAARSGRGGGRGGRRGRSDEERVIEGIRREMDRLAPSYARDVAALEEWREEALGALDPARAGYEAFAEDVEFIFGERLAEAYRKDLDNRDDWASGVERAFLDMNEDMVTFADAGENIAKKWSSGLEDAFVEMGRTGKFEVGSLVDYTLEQLQRLIFQQAILPGLEGGFDFLSDFIGGIFGKSAGATATQSHAGSTIGTGGVRRSYGRSAPLRADERLTVTKLGQRVFTPEQIANGATVVDALAMAAQNSGGGQPVVFSPQIKVENRSSTPVEGQMEEESDGKGGRSYRLVLADQVGAAISTKGGGARKALQNGYNIRQRGTRR, encoded by the coding sequence ATGAGCGTTCTCGAGACATCCCTGATCCTGCAAGGTGATGCGCGCGGCCTGATCATGGCCAGCCAGGCTGGCGCGACCGCACTGGACCGGCTAGACCAGAAGGTCGACCAGACGAGCCGAACCACGAAGTCGGCCCGCGCCTCGGCCGAGGTCTTCAATCGCGAGATCGACCGGCAACGCGCGGCCGTCGATCAGCTGCGCGCGGGCCTCGATCCGGTCTACTCCGCGACCCAGCGCCTGGAATCGGGCCAGGAGACACTGACCCGCGCGTTCCGGTCCGGCATCATCACCGCGCGCGAGTACGACAGTGCGCTCGAGCTGCTGCAGGCTCAGCATCGCCAGGTGGCGGGTGCGGCCGATCTGCAGGCGGCGGCAACAGCGCGGCTGCGCACCCAGACCGCCGGCGGCGCGGGTGGGATGCAGAACTTCAGCTACCAGCTGCAGGACGTGTTCACACAGATGGGCATGGGTGTGCCGATCCTGGTTTCGCTGGGACAGCAAGCGCCGCAGATCCTTTCTGGCTTCGGAACCATCGGGGCAATGGCAGGCGTTGCAGCCGCTGCGATCCTGCCCTTGTCGGCAGCCATCTTCGGATTGGGCTACCAGTCAAAAGATACAGCCGAAAAGGTGAAAACCGCGGGCGAGATGATCGAGGATGCACTCGGCGCAATTGGTGATGCACAGGCCACCCTACGGGCAAACTCTGTTTCCGACCTCGACGGTATCGTTGCCAAGTATGGCGAGGTCACACAAAGCGTCCTGACGCTCATGCAAGCCCAAAACCGTCTCGCGATGCAGGAAGCGATGTCGCGCACACGTGGCGGGCTGAATGCGGTGTTCGAAGATCCGACCTTTAGTGACAGCGCGTTCCGTAAAATGACCGATGTGGTTGCACAGCGAAATGCAGATGTCGCGGAGCTCCGGCGCATTGCGCGCGAGGCCGAGGAAAGCATTGCACTCAACATTGACGTGGAGAACGCAACTGCTGTTTTGGAAACTGTCCGCCAGCAGCTATCTGGCGAGGCATTTGAGATAGAGTTTGGGATTGACGAGACAACGTATCAGAACCTCGCAATCTTTCGGAATGCTATCAAAGCCGCTCTTGCAGCAGAAAATTTCGAGGGTGCGCTCACGGTAGTTACCCAGATGCGTTTGGCACTCGAGGGAACGTCCGATGTTTTCCCGGGCGTAGAGCAGGGTGTGGTCGCGGTCGAAGATGCATTGCGGCAGGCATTGCACACCTCCGAGATGACAGAAGACGAAATCCGGGACATCGAGGCGCTCTTGCAGGATGTCGGATCGATAGACGTCTCCTCCAACCTGGCAGCTGCCGCCGACCAGGCCAGCCGGATCGCTGACGAACTCGGCCGTGCCGTCTCCAATGCCATCGCCCTGGCAAACCAGGGGGTCGGCGATGTCGAACGCGCCCGGATCAACTATGACTTCCGAGACGATCCGATCGGGCGCGCCGGGGCTTTGGCGGGCGCGGAGTTCGATGCCCGCGCCTCTCTTCCAGCGGGCACCGACAGCACGATCCGCAATGCGGTGGAACGTGAGAAGCGGGAGTTCGTCGGCGCTCGCGTCGAGGCCGCACGTTACAATCAGCAGCTCCAGGAATGGCGCAAGCAGCAGTCCGCCGCGGCGCGCTCAGGCAGAGGCGGCGGCCGAGGTGGTCGACGTGGCCGAAGCGATGAGGAGCGGGTCATCGAAGGCATCCGCCGAGAGATGGACCGGCTCGCCCCTTCCTACGCTCGCGACGTCGCGGCGTTGGAGGAATGGCGGGAAGAAGCCCTGGGCGCGCTCGATCCGGCCCGGGCCGGTTACGAGGCTTTCGCCGAGGACGTCGAGTTCATCTTCGGCGAGCGCCTGGCCGAGGCCTACCGCAAGGATCTCGACAACCGCGACGACTGGGCCTCCGGTGTGGAGCGCGCGTTTCTCGACATGAACGAGGACATGGTCACCTTCGCCGATGCCGGCGAGAACATCGCGAAGAAATGGTCGAGCGGGCTCGAAGACGCCTTCGTCGAAATGGGCCGCACCGGCAAGTTCGAGGTGGGCAGCCTCGTGGATTATACCCTCGAGCAGCTGCAGCGGCTGATCTTCCAGCAGGCGATCCTGCCGGGGCTCGAAGGCGGCTTCGACTTCCTGTCGGATTTCATTGGCGGGATCTTCGGAAAGAGCGCAGGGGCGACCGCGACCCAGTCCCATGCCGGCAGCACGATCGGGACCGGCGGCGTGCGCCGGAGCTATGGCCGGAGCGCGCCGCTGCGAGCAGACGAACGCCTGACGGTCACCAAGCTGGGTCAGCGGGTGTTTACCCCCGAGCAGATCGCCAACGGCGCCACCGTGGTCGATGCCCTGGCGATGGCCGCTCAGAACAGCGGCGGCGGCCAGCCGGTGGTCTTCTCGCCCCAGATCAAGGTCGAGAACCGCAGCTCCACACCGGTCGAAGGCCAGATGGAAGAGGAAAGCGACGGCAAGGGTGGCCGGAGCTACCGGCTGGTACTGGCCGACCAGGTCGGTGCGGCGATCTCCACCAAGGGCGGTGGCGCCCGCAAGGCCCTTCAGAACGGCTACAACATCAGGCAACGGGGGACACGGCGATGA
- a CDS encoding C40 family peptidase — MSWSNAYLGIPYADMGRDRSGCDCWGLARLVYAEELAIRLPAYSEGYVSAEEQAEVASLIGSETRGSVWRKTLTPQPFDLLLFRHGRHDSHVGIYIAPGLMLHMSTDDQSKHERFDQGRWGHRFVVAFAHEALRGDRR; from the coding sequence ATGAGCTGGTCGAACGCATATCTCGGCATTCCCTATGCCGACATGGGCCGCGACCGGTCGGGCTGCGATTGCTGGGGCCTCGCGCGCCTGGTCTACGCTGAAGAGCTGGCGATCCGCTTGCCGGCTTATTCCGAAGGCTACGTCAGCGCAGAAGAACAAGCCGAGGTCGCCTCCCTGATCGGATCGGAGACGCGTGGCTCGGTCTGGCGCAAAACGCTCACGCCGCAGCCCTTCGATCTCCTGCTTTTCCGCCACGGCCGCCACGACAGCCACGTGGGCATCTATATCGCTCCCGGCCTGATGCTGCACATGTCCACCGACGATCAGTCCAAGCATGAGCGGTTCGACCAGGGCCGCTGGGGCCATCGGTTTGTCGTGGCCTTCGCGCATGAAGCCTTGCGGGGGGACCGGCGATGA
- the gpJ gene encoding TipJ family phage tail tip protein: MSGSSNNVLCAPLLDPGMGRKEIEAPHGLTVAEIVALALPGFREPRKGLRVLLVTDKGAAVVDPAYWSSLRPAPHARVVIRTIPGKDALRSVLLAVVSIAAFALAPYLAPTLGITGEIGVSLLRSGLTIVGQLLVNALIPPTQPESEERRNVYNIDGWRNEARPGAPVPYLFGKHRYAPPFAASSWTEVVGDQQYVRALFCLGYGPLRISDLRIGDTPISDYEDVDVEIREGREDDLPIGLYPEQVLEENAGVQLVRPKPRDLTGEIIPGSVGVETPVTRFTASNSTEASVILAYPTGLFAIDDKGRVAPRSVSVRIRARLNGEGVWQDVVTLAITAKKQEGFLRQHRWVLPTRGRWQIEVTRMTDDSTSTQASDKVVLSGIQSIRPEYPINFDKPLALVAIRVRATYQLNGPLNAFNALIEREALIHEEGAWVTGYGRTPASAYVAALTGPMNPFPAASSAIDWDQIADWHDWCVEKGLKYDRVHDGQETLGEMLLAICAAGRASPRHDGVKWGVVIDRPQALVVDHINPRNSDQFEWSRSYFNPPDGVRVRFLDETNNYEEAEMVIPWPGHVGEIRLTETMEMPGKTDPVEIYIEARRRMYELIYRPDSFSAMQSGRARVVTRGDLVMGSFDVLDRTQLAARVKTVTGALVELDEEIAAGDAYGIRFRVFADAEDGVGTSVISKIAPTDAPTRAIRLLDRSAVPTVGEIVHLGPVSTQSLPLRVRGIEGAEDFNARVMMVAAAPEIDTLTDAEVVPEWDGRIGEIIDQTAVVPAVPVFVSVASGVVGTGDAGGFEVGLQAGSGSTALVDTFELDHRLTSSGVWTTETIPAAAGGVRLDVYEAGDEIEFRARALASTTPGAYTAVATLTIGEDDPAIPAALDGDVISVAGALGHAALIVAIPEADAPTQLQIYRVPAGNPLDRATHAIGSRLAVSAGSTLSYVDGDGTRVNLLGSADFNSADAWSLDSGWTIAGGKATFSPGSAGNLSQSVPLSAGTTYRVAFEVSGYVAGTVKPRLIGGTNVSGETVTANGLFLDRLTALSGNTEFKFLAQTTFEGSIEFVRLFAETPSCVVAGAWDYYVEPLNDENIAGPVSGPFTTTIY; encoded by the coding sequence ATGAGCGGCTCCTCCAACAACGTGCTCTGCGCACCACTCCTGGACCCCGGCATGGGCCGCAAGGAGATCGAGGCCCCGCATGGGCTAACGGTCGCCGAGATCGTCGCTCTGGCCCTGCCGGGGTTCCGGGAGCCGCGCAAGGGCCTGCGGGTCCTGCTGGTCACGGACAAGGGCGCTGCCGTGGTCGATCCGGCCTATTGGTCCAGCCTGCGTCCTGCACCGCATGCCCGGGTGGTGATCCGGACCATCCCCGGCAAGGACGCGCTGCGCTCGGTGCTCCTGGCCGTCGTGTCGATCGCGGCCTTTGCATTAGCGCCGTACCTTGCGCCTACCTTGGGCATCACGGGCGAGATCGGGGTGTCGCTGCTTCGGTCGGGGCTCACAATCGTCGGCCAGCTGCTGGTCAACGCGCTGATCCCGCCGACCCAGCCGGAAAGCGAGGAACGGCGGAACGTCTACAACATCGACGGCTGGCGCAACGAGGCACGCCCCGGCGCGCCCGTACCCTACCTGTTCGGCAAGCACCGCTACGCGCCGCCCTTCGCCGCCTCCTCGTGGACCGAAGTCGTCGGCGATCAGCAATACGTCCGCGCCCTTTTCTGTCTCGGCTACGGTCCGCTGCGGATCTCCGACCTCCGGATCGGCGACACCCCGATCAGCGATTACGAAGACGTCGACGTCGAGATCCGCGAAGGTCGGGAGGATGATCTGCCGATCGGCCTCTATCCCGAGCAGGTGCTCGAGGAGAACGCCGGCGTCCAGCTGGTCCGGCCGAAGCCACGCGACCTGACCGGCGAGATCATTCCCGGCTCGGTCGGCGTGGAAACACCTGTCACCCGCTTCACGGCGTCCAATTCGACAGAGGCCTCCGTGATCCTCGCCTATCCCACCGGCCTTTTTGCAATCGACGACAAGGGCCGCGTCGCACCGCGCAGCGTGAGCGTGCGCATCCGGGCCCGGCTGAACGGCGAAGGTGTCTGGCAGGACGTCGTGACCCTCGCCATCACGGCGAAGAAGCAGGAGGGCTTTCTGCGTCAGCATCGGTGGGTGCTGCCCACCCGGGGTCGCTGGCAGATCGAGGTCACCCGTATGACCGACGACAGCACCAGCACGCAGGCCTCGGACAAGGTCGTGCTCTCGGGGATCCAGTCGATCCGTCCGGAATACCCGATCAACTTCGACAAGCCGCTTGCCCTGGTGGCGATCCGCGTCCGTGCGACATACCAGTTGAACGGGCCTTTAAACGCCTTCAATGCCCTCATCGAACGCGAGGCGCTGATCCACGAGGAAGGCGCATGGGTCACTGGCTACGGCCGCACGCCGGCGAGCGCCTACGTGGCTGCCCTGACAGGGCCGATGAACCCCTTTCCGGCCGCTTCCTCCGCCATCGACTGGGACCAGATCGCCGACTGGCACGACTGGTGCGTCGAGAAGGGCCTGAAATACGACCGCGTGCACGACGGCCAGGAGACGCTGGGCGAGATGCTGCTGGCGATCTGCGCGGCCGGCCGGGCGAGCCCGCGGCACGACGGGGTCAAATGGGGCGTCGTGATCGACAGGCCCCAAGCGCTGGTGGTCGATCATATCAATCCGCGCAACAGCGATCAGTTCGAATGGTCCCGGTCCTACTTCAATCCGCCAGACGGCGTGCGCGTTCGGTTCCTGGACGAGACCAACAACTACGAAGAAGCCGAAATGGTCATCCCGTGGCCCGGTCATGTCGGTGAAATCCGCCTCACCGAGACCATGGAGATGCCCGGCAAGACCGACCCGGTCGAGATCTACATCGAGGCGCGCCGGCGCATGTACGAGCTGATCTATCGCCCTGACAGCTTCTCGGCCATGCAGTCGGGCCGCGCCCGGGTGGTGACGCGCGGTGACCTGGTGATGGGCAGCTTCGACGTGCTCGACCGCACCCAGCTCGCGGCGCGAGTGAAGACGGTCACCGGTGCCCTGGTCGAGCTCGACGAGGAGATCGCGGCCGGTGACGCCTACGGGATCCGCTTCCGGGTCTTCGCGGATGCGGAAGACGGGGTCGGCACCTCGGTGATCAGCAAGATCGCCCCGACCGACGCGCCGACACGCGCGATCCGCCTGCTGGATCGCTCCGCCGTGCCGACCGTGGGCGAGATCGTGCACCTCGGCCCCGTCTCCACGCAAAGTCTGCCCCTGCGGGTGCGCGGCATCGAAGGGGCCGAGGACTTCAATGCGCGGGTGATGATGGTGGCGGCCGCGCCGGAGATCGACACGCTGACGGATGCGGAGGTCGTGCCCGAATGGGATGGCCGGATCGGCGAGATCATTGACCAGACGGCCGTCGTCCCGGCCGTGCCGGTATTCGTTTCTGTTGCGTCTGGTGTCGTCGGTACCGGAGACGCGGGCGGCTTCGAGGTTGGGCTGCAGGCAGGCTCCGGGTCGACCGCGCTCGTCGACACCTTCGAACTCGATCACCGGCTCACCAGCTCGGGCGTCTGGACGACCGAGACCATTCCCGCCGCAGCCGGGGGCGTGCGCCTCGACGTCTACGAGGCCGGCGACGAGATCGAGTTCCGCGCCCGCGCCCTGGCAAGCACGACGCCCGGCGCCTACACGGCCGTTGCCACGTTGACGATCGGCGAGGATGACCCGGCCATCCCGGCCGCACTTGACGGTGACGTGATCTCCGTGGCTGGCGCGCTCGGGCACGCGGCCCTGATCGTGGCGATCCCCGAAGCCGACGCGCCGACACAGCTGCAGATCTACCGGGTGCCGGCAGGCAATCCGCTCGACCGCGCGACCCATGCCATCGGCAGCCGCCTGGCGGTCTCCGCCGGCTCTACGCTCAGCTATGTCGACGGCGACGGCACGCGGGTGAACCTTCTCGGCTCGGCCGACTTCAACAGCGCGGACGCCTGGAGCCTGGACAGCGGCTGGACCATCGCGGGCGGCAAGGCGACCTTCTCGCCCGGTTCCGCGGGGAACCTGTCGCAGTCCGTCCCGCTCTCGGCAGGCACGACCTACCGCGTGGCCTTCGAGGTCTCCGGCTATGTCGCGGGCACCGTGAAGCCCCGCCTGATCGGCGGCACCAATGTCAGCGGCGAAACGGTGACGGCCAACGGCCTCTTCCTCGACCGCCTGACCGCACTGAGCGGCAACACCGAGTTCAAGTTCCTTGCCCAGACCACCTTCGAGGGCAGCATCGAGTTCGTCCGGCTCTTCGCCGAGACGCCGAGCTGCGTCGTGGCCGGTGCCTGGGATTACTACGTCGAGCCGCTGAACGACGAGAACATTGCCGGGCCAGTGTCCGGCCCCTTCACCACGACGATCTACTAG